tatgttattacatAATTGTTGCAGATGTGCAGATCATGTACAATGATATATGATCATTAAAGATGTGTGTATCATgggtataaatgtatttttataatatattttggatGTTGGAGTCGTTAACATTGAATATTTCACAAAGAATATTTCCATATTTACtatttaccatttttaatatcaccACACGCTCTCAGTATGGAGTGCCTTGGAACGGGAGGATTCTCCAATGAACTAGTAATGAGAGTGCCATCAGTGCTGTTTGATGACACCGATGAttcatctttcactttttctaaaaaaaatgattggatTTATTTGTGCTTTCAAGCTACATTACTTATGTTTTCTGGTGAAAGTGAAAGCAGAGGAAAGTCTGGAGGTAAATAATGAAAGTGttcataaaagtaaaaactaataaacatgCAAAACTTCAGATTATTTTTTTTGCTGATGGTTACATCATTTCCATCTTTTCCATACACACCTCGGCCTTTCATCTCCTCACTACCATGTGTATTCTCAGCATATTGCATATCTATTGCAAGGTCATCACAGCTTTTTACTTGAGCCTGCGTGGTTTCAGATTCAGAAACTTTCTGGGTATTACGTGCTTTGTCCCTCATTGCATAAGCATCGGCACTTGCTGTGCATGAGCTGTTAGACTCTGCCTGATTAGTGTCGCTAGCTTTCACAACAGAGTCAGTATTATCCCTAGAAGTGAGAACGTTTGATGGTGAGCTCCCCTCTGCATAATTTGATGAGGTTAACTGAGGAATAGCTACATCCCTAGCTAGGCTAGAAAAATCTTCAGAGGCTATAGTATCAGAATTGTCTAGAGTAACCCCTCCATTTATATCATCCTGATCATGACATCCTTGGACACTCCTGGCTGTTTGGATGTCAACATCCCCCTCCTCTAACTGGTAAATAGCAAACGGATCTGAGAAAGACCGAGTAATGTCTAACTCATCAGAATCAACAGATGACAGCGCATGTGGTGTAGACTCGACTgcttcaatctgtatttttcctcGATTTTCAACAGTGTGAGGAGGTGATTCACTGAGATTAACCGCCACCTGAAACGAATTGGCAATACACACTGTCAGCAACAGTCAAATTTCATGTTTGAGATATTTCTTGGCGATCTTATTCCTCTTGCTATGACTACACACAGTGAGCACTGAAGAGAGTACTGGTCAATGAGTGTCAGGTTCATAACTTCCGACTTTTTAGGAAAAAAAACAAACTGCCATCACTTCTAGGGCGCTTTCAGATTCCCTACACGTTGtgggtatgtgtacatgtatatggcacaTGGGTGGCATTTTATTCCAATTGAATACTCCTTACGACTGCAGAAAAAATATGGTAGTTTTTTCACTTGATTAAGGTACAAAATGTTACGTTACAACCAAGTTGCGTAGCCTCATCAGCATGTGGAATGCATTTATCTCTACggccaattattgaaaaatatagctcaagatattcatcaatagtTTAATGTTTATAGGCTATGCTAACTGCTCTGGTGTAACATCAGGGCAAGCCAGGACTTTCTTTTCAAACAAAGCCTCCACATCAAGCATCTTAATAGGTAAATTTCAGTAGTTTGAACATTCTATTTTGTGCTGCATTTAGTTCGATTTAGATGAATTTTTGTTAGCTGtgaaacaaaaagctctcaTAACTATGATATGTAGCATTTGTTAGACTCAATGGAGGCTTCACATTAAAGGTTCATGtcaagtttttaaacattttattacaatgtgAGGA
The Watersipora subatra unplaced genomic scaffold, tzWatSuba1.1 SCAFFOLD_46, whole genome shotgun sequence DNA segment above includes these coding regions:
- the LOC137410145 gene encoding uncharacterized protein encodes the protein MTSIVALHVAVNLSESPPHTVENRGKIQIEAVESTPHALSSVDSDELDITRSFSDPFAIYQLEEGDVDIQTARSVQGCHDQDDINGGVTLDNSDTIASEDFSSLARDVAIPQLTSSNYAEGSSPSNVLTSRDNTDSVVKASDTNQAESNSSCTASADAYAMRDKARNTQKVSESETTQAQVKSCDDLAIDMQYAENTHGSEEMKGREKVKDESSVSSNSTDGTLITSSLENPPVPRHSILRACGDIKNGK